GCCCACTCTACATGAGAGCTGCCAGGGAGCCAGGATTTCTGCAATGATCGAGGAAGTCTGAGCCGCCCTGTGACCTTATGCTTCCTCTATTCTTATTGTCCACTGTCTGAATATCATGTTCTATATGTACCTAACTTACTACTGTGATTTACATAAATGCACAGGTGGCTGCTTACTATACCGATAAAAAAAGAATGTGGAACTGTATAATAGTTCAGCCTTATCTATAGAGGTGAGTAGGCCTTACCATCACAGATATTCCTTATGTCTTGGCTGTTCTGCACACTGTGAATCTTTTCTATCAGATACTCTTTCTCCAGCTCTAGGGCTGAGGCTGCATCACGAAAGGCTTGAACCCTGCAACAGAAGGAAAATGACACCATGACACTACTCAATTGCACTATTCAATTGCACTATTCATTTGCACTATTCATGCACCATTATCTGCTTCTCAACATCATGCTAGCATGCTGAGGAGCTCTATGTGATGCAGCTTTGCCATATAATGGCTATTTAGAATGACTTATAATTTCTGCATAATATAATATCCATGGAGCCAACCCTTGAGCTATAAATAACTTACTTCCCCTTTGCTCCCAGCTATGGGAAAATGTGCCAAAAAACTGGCAATGGAATGAACACTCCAGTAACAGATGAACTGGAGCAGATACCCTCTCAAAGACTCCAGCATGTAACAGTCAGTGGGGCttgtttattaacactgggcacattttccTTTAGGCTGTTACCCATGGCAACTTTCATTATTTTACTTGTAGCTGTATGGAAAAAGTGACTTACTTATTCGTTGCTTTGAGTTACTGCCCAGTTGAAAATGTGCCCAACGTTAATAAATACTTTAATTCCCACAATGGGTCTGTGGCCAGGAACCGTTTAACTTTATTCATTTGGCagcatttggactttttttggttTGTGCTGCAGCAAGGGAAATTTATAGAACAGACATCTAGCACGTAAAAAGCCAGTATATAGTTCAGGAAATCCTTTATGTGGCTCTTGTGTCCAGCCAAAAAGAAAGAGGAGTATAAAGTCTAAATAATGATAGATCATGTCTTGGAAAACTCCCATCTCTTATAAAGGGGGTATTTTCCAGAAattaatttgaattcatgtttccTTTGAATGTGTGACCAATAGGATTGTTAGGTATTCATGTGAATTTCAGAAAAAGTAACCATTACTCAGAGATTCCACTTTAAGACTTGCGGCATAGGGAACACTTTGAACCACCTTTCTTTTGGGCAATTGCTCTAAACTGAACATGTATCATTCTGGGAAAGCTGAAGAATGATACAAAAGTAATATATTCTCCCAAACAATTTGTACTGCAGAGTAAGCAAAAAGTCTGACCACTAAGCTAAATGTTTTCCTTCTGAACCGAGCTTTGGGAAACAaatatgctgccattgttttatggtatGGGCCACTGTCTGTTGTTTTTGGCTGGTGGCATTCCCTATGAGATCAGTCCATTTCTGTTCTGCAATGCCTCACCCCTTACTGGTTTCCCCTTAGAGGATTATTGGCCTGATATGAGGTAGAGAGGAAAAAGGAAGGTTGCTGCCAAACAATAAAAGCAACACGGGGGAAATCATTCAGCACAAAGGTGTGAAAGGTCTAATCATGCAAAGCTTGTACCCAAACAATAAGCTTCCTGTTGAGCTCTGACAGCAACTACCTGCTGTGGACTGATTGTCACTGACATGAAAGATAAGTTCTGCATTACTCTCACATTCTAACAATGACTGTGCAAAAATGTGCCCTTTAGCTTGGTGCTACATTCTGCAAGACATACAGTAACTGACAGGTGCAGCCTTGTGCTGTTTTTTGGGGACTGGTTTTATCAATGAGAACAGCTACCGGGGTGGCACATAAAGTCCATCATCACTGAGACGTAGAAATAGCCTGCTAGTGTCATAACACTGTCTGCCATAACCTCAGTCAGGTCATTAAAATTGCTTCCAAATTGGCACAAGAATAGAGCATTCTGCTCAAGTTTTCTTACacagccaggcccagactggcaatctgtgagttctggcaaatgccagaggggctgctgtatggttccatagaaagttaccatatagtgggctggtagggggctgtttgggcctctgtggacttggaatggcagggcctattttgactcccagtccaggcctgtacaCAGCCCATTGTTTCAAAGAAAGTGGAGTAGAAACTAGCACAATTCTAGGAAGCTTCTAAGGAAAACTACATAGCACAAtgcacagatatactgtatatataaaagacatACTCCAGGGCTTCATATTGCagtgaaattaaagaaaaagtttattgCCAATGAGAAAGGTCCTGAACAGGACCACATATTCAAAGCATATTCAAgacagcacccaggcatatgCTTATCATACATTGGAGTGCACCACATATgggactgtatatactgtatatgtgtactgtatatgtgtgtgtgtgtgttttttacacaaaatacaggtatagtagaAATTACGATTATATTGAGTATTCTTTTGATACATTTAATTCAATTCCTATTATAATGGAAATTGTTTTTACCCATTGAACAAGGTAATTTGattaaatacagataatttgCTCAAATAAACCCCTCCCAAATTTGCAGCCTTAATTATGTGTTGGTAATTAGGCATTTTGCTACTACTATTGGTTGTTTAGTAACAGATATTATGGAATTCCTTGTAACTAGCTTATACTGgtgatttaaaaacatatttctcttattaataaagaaagaactaagtagggttgccaccttttgaagtGGCTGAGACCGGCAGGGGGCGGTACCGTGATGTCAGAGGGCGGGTCAGTGATGTAGGTGgctgtgtcaatcaagggaatcttgcacggttttccttatttgacccgggcagcccttcaaaataccgggctgtccaggtcaaaactggacaggtggcaaccctagaactAAGGcatagccaggcccggatttgtggcgaggcccaGGCCTAGAGCGGCAAATTCCTAGGGACGTCATGACACCCTAgccgctctatggggagcactgggaaCGCACAGCTTGATCGGTGCGGGCGATGAGCGCTAGGACTGCATGGGCTAAGGGCGCCCACCACTGGAATCCGGCCCTGGGCATAGCAATGAGTAAGTCTAGAAATCTTAcaccaaaagtttttagtttCTGTagcagctcaaggcaaccacacagcctttagcagggaagatctgtgcctccgaatatgccccagtagccccccatctttttttctgctgattcactgcacatgctctgtgctgctgtcacttactgagcttaggcggCTTAGaccttagggaccaactcacaatatactgtagaatTTAAAATTCACAACAGCAACCAAGAGCATAGTGAGAATGTGCAATGTCCCTGACACTGAAAATCTACTCTAACAACATCAGAGCATGGGGGGCTGCagtggacaactttgaaagcatggATCATTATTGATATAAGGCTGCTGAACCTCCAGCCTGGTACATAAAGCtcattaagtatataaaatacaccatTATAGCCATTATCTTTTCAGGGTTTAGCTCTGCTATGAGGCAGGCCCAGGCCAAGAAACACAATAGCTCGGTACTGTATCTTACGACTGAGTACCTTGCACTGCTCAATCTGCAGATGTGCCTGAGAAATAAACTGCAAAATGATaacatttatgtaataaaaagagcAAAGTTTGCTCCTAATCTAGGaatctatagtaaccaatcagcgggTAGCATGTACCAGTCTCAGGGTAAAAACAAACATTCGTTGATGTGACTTACTAGAGCTGCCCCGCTTCATTTCCAAATCTATCCATGACTCATCTCCTGACTATCAATATGAGACCCAAACTGCGTATTGTAGATGTTTAAAGTCCCAGAATCCAACACTTCTCATTGAACTAGGTGTCGGAGGGGTTGCATTGGTAAATAGTTCTTACAAGTAATATGGCTTGTCTGTGGAACCAGGTATGCTAGAAGTTCAGAAATACATAAGCCCAACCTAATAAACTCATGTCAAAAGGGTATATTAGTTTTGGCTACAAGAGCGATGGTTTCTgatacaggtactgtatgggacctgttacccagaatacttgggacctgataATTTCCGCATAAGGGgttcttccgtaatttggatcttcatatcttaagtctactaaaatataatttaaacattaaacccaatgaagtggttttgcttccaatattggatcaagtgcaaagtactgttttattattacagagaaaaaggaaatcatttttaaaaatataaattattttaataaaatggagtctacgggagatgaaCTTcccgttatttggagctttctgaataatgggtttccagataacagatcctacacctgtacatTATTTCTGTAGTCTGGCAGGCAGTGAAGAGAATAGGACAGATAGACagcaattatgtttacttttaatcTACTTTAAATTGAttgaaaaaacattattaaatgtattttggaaacatgatttgaaatacattttctttaaaatcgTTTTTTTTGTTACTTCTACACTTAAATTATATGCAGAGGTTATACTGCATTTAATCAGAATCTATTGGATTTGATGGTCTATGACAGTTTTCTATTCAGAAAGCACAATATAAAATGAGCTCCCCATACTTTGACATAAATAGCAGGGGTGCAGCTACAGTGGCACATGGCAGGGGCAGGTAACCAAGGGCACTACAGCTTAGCAACTACAGTACAGTGTCGGtgtccattttaggacatctACCTTCAAACTTGAAACATCCACATTATCTGATAGATTAGACTGGGATGTCACAGAGTATATAACTGCACAGTCTTACCACTTCATTGCCTGGCCCAGCAGGGTGATGAGTGAGGATGGAGTGGATAACTTTATTATAGGGGCTGCTTTGTCTCATTCCATGggtgcccatcactagtttgttTTCTATTACTAACAGCAACATTTGTCCCAGATAACAGAAAAACGTGTCTATCCAGCTGAGTTGCCAACAATAACTGCCACCACAAAGCCTCTGCTCCCAGTATTAAAAGTAATGACATGATTTTCTCAGCTCACTAAAGTTACTACTGCTGCCAGGTACCAGAGAAAAGTGCCACAAATACCTGCTGTCACCAGAGCTGACTGCCTTTAAATATTGTGTACAGAAAAGTACAATGAATCTTATGTCTGCTCCAGCTCCAACTTGTGCTTCGGAACAAAAACACTTTATTCCTCGTGAGTTATTCCCTGCAATACCCACTGGCACCAGAGCATCTACTCCCAATATATAACCAAAAGAAAAATCTTCTTTTCTCTGAACCACCTTCTGCTAGGAAAcaaataaaggggaactaaactgtCAAAACATATAAGAGATCCggaaagctccaagttacggaaaggctgtctcctatagactctgtATTATTATCcatattatcatattattattcaaataatcccaatttttaaaaatgatttcctttttctctgtaattataaacagtacattgtacttgatccaaactaagatataattaatccttattggaaacaaaaccagcctactgggttttttaatgtttaaataattttctagtagacgaggtatgataaattatggaaagatccattatccagaaaaccccatgtccctagcattctggataacagttcccatacctgtatattttttgaaCAGACATAACTGACTCTGCAAACTAAAGGAAACTATATTCTCACAGTTAAGGGACAAAAAAGAGCTAATTTTGGAGAAATCAGGCAGATATTGAGCCTAGAGGTCAGACTATTGCCTCACACTGCCATATGGTATAGGAATATGTGGCAAAGTTCACCTGTACATTTGAGTCAGCCTTTCCCTCAGTATACGGTATATCAGGGGCagaatgttatatatatgtgGGGACAGGCTTCTGGCAGAGACTGGGTTGAGCATAGAACATGAGCAGAGTCATGCAGCAGAGCAGAGTCATGTAACAGCAGTGCAGGGTACTAGTGAGAGGCTCAGAGTGGGCACCATGCTGCCATGCATAGAGATACAATGACTGGCATTCAGTTGTTCCCTTACTTACCTGCCTTCCAAATCGTCCAGAACCTCTAACAGGTGGTTGGATTGAGCGGCCATAGAGACAGAGCGGCTGAACTTGCCCGCATTGTGCGCTTCAGTGTTTGCCTTTGCCTGGATCTTAGCCTGAGCCATAGCTCACAGTCTGTCCCTCCCAAAGAACAAGCAGAAATGACAGAGGACAGAGAACCCTTAGATCCTTCTAGACATcgccgcctcctcctcctcctctttcacTCACTGGGATAGAAGAGCAGGATAGTGTAACATTGCCTAACATGGGCTTGGGTGGCTCCCTGTCCTGCTACTGCTGCTTCAATGTCTGTCAGCTGCTTCTCTCCCTACCCCCAGCTGCATCTGGGAACAGCTCAACTGCCTATAGACTTAACTCACTCttggtctgggggggggggtcttccaATGGTTCCCTCCACAGCTAATCTAACTGTTCATTCACTCACCC
The genomic region above belongs to Xenopus laevis strain J_2021 chromosome 5L, Xenopus_laevis_v10.1, whole genome shotgun sequence and contains:
- the LOC121393757 gene encoding BAG family molecular chaperone regulator 2-like isoform X4; this encodes MAQAKIQAKANTEAHNAGKFSRSVSMAAQSNHLLEVLDDLEGRVQAFRDAASALELEKEYLIEKIHSVQNSQDIRNICDDNRTASQVP
- the LOC121393757 gene encoding BAG family molecular chaperone regulator 2-like isoform X1, whose amino-acid sequence is MAQAKIQAKANTEAHNAGKFSRSVSMAAQSNHLLEVLDDLEGRVQAFRDAASALELEKEYLIEKIHSVQNSQDIRNICDGGKSNWKRPVKCKIFNYLSNTGSFFLHPHCSDRKDAADFAICMHVSVSCVFLLCFLFFPLYFWLTSH
- the LOC121393757 gene encoding BAG family molecular chaperone regulator 2-like isoform X5; the encoded protein is MAQAKIQAKANTEAHNAGKFSRSVSMAAQSNHLLEVLDDLEGRVQAFRDAASALELEKEYLIEKIHSVQNSQDIRNICDE
- the LOC121393757 gene encoding BAG family molecular chaperone regulator 2-like isoform X3, which encodes MAQAKIQAKANTEAHNAGKFSRSVSMAAQSNHLLEVLDDLEGRVQAFRDAASALELEKEYLIEKIHSVQNSQDIRNICDGFLTQCSHGF
- the LOC121393757 gene encoding BAG family molecular chaperone regulator 2-like isoform X2, translated to MAQAKIQAKANTEAHNAGKFSRSVSMAAQSNHLLEVLDDLEGRVQAFRDAASALELEKEYLIEKIHSVQNSQDIRNICDGNSNTNKRTWSLGTDYKECKTFIDDE